A part of Capsicum annuum cultivar UCD-10X-F1 unplaced genomic scaffold, UCD10Xv1.1 ctg23442, whole genome shotgun sequence genomic DNA contains:
- the LOC124890727 gene encoding pre-mRNA-splicing factor CWC22 homolog translates to IDLCTDLKLKKQLKKDSTSKYGLGTFCQDYGFTSPSKKHRKKSSRPHKKTTSSKKPFKRESYKPSRKSTKRKTSKAKDTCWTCGKAGHRAKDCKSNKKKKINQLDLSEETRASLFSIMEDSPESSESSDSYNSSSDDYSDEEFINAAYETDQS, encoded by the coding sequence ggatagatctctgcactgaccTCAAGCTTAAGAAACagcttaagaaagatagtacttcgAAATATGgactaggaaccttctgccaagactatggaTTCACCAGTCCTAGCAAAAAGCATAGAAAAAAGTCTTCGAGACCTCACAAAAAGACTACCTCTAGCAAGAAACCCTTCAAAAGGGAATCTTATAAACCTAGTAGAAAATCTACCAAGCGAAAgacctctaaggctaaagatacttgttggacttgtggcaaggcAGGCCACAGGGCGAAAGATTGCAAatctaacaagaaaaagaaaataaaccagtTAGATCTCTCCGAAGAGACCAGAGCTagtttattctctataatggaagattcGCCTGAGTCTTCTGAGTCTTCAGACTCCTATAACTCGTCCAGTGACGACTACAGCGATGAAGAATTCATCAACGCCGCTTATGAGACGGATCAATCCTAA